From Oncorhynchus masou masou isolate Uvic2021 chromosome 7, UVic_Omas_1.1, whole genome shotgun sequence, one genomic window encodes:
- the LOC135543485 gene encoding male-specific lethal 3 homolog isoform X1, translated as MNSRGMKFKFHKGEKVLCFEPDPTKAKVLYDAKVVDVVIGKDERGKRVPEYLIHFNGWNRSWDRLAAEDHVLRETDENRKLQRKLARKAVARMRRKGWGKRRRRLPGVESALKTLPEEKEESDDACLITSSDNSDEDDSEDPESLKSEESDSSEDLDKMQEEQEAHAKMESEDRTINIDIPEVLKKKLEDDCYYINKRKKLVKLPCQMNILNILESYVKHFAFNAAFSANERYRSHQSTAQTSLSPHYVPPEKNEELCKEMVDGLRITFDFTLPMILLYPNEHAQFKKVSSSKFSLPIRDNTASSSKTLRERTPSPSGHNPSTPQSTDSQPALSEASTTTANPTTTPKRRRCASAADPDAPQSLRRSTRHTSGGERMSGEGGSATTSPQPKRRLDTPAQLPKFFLNLEKKTPVHSGSSSPLPQTPSKEGSGVFSGLESRRNNELNEVLSWKLTPDNYPQSDQPPPPSYLYGSQHLLRLFVKLPEILGKMQIPEKNLRALVKHLELFLRFLAEFHEDFFPESAYVSSSEAQYCMKHPRAVS; from the exons ATGAACTCCCGGGGAATGAAATTTAAATTCCACAAAGGAGAAAAAGTCCTCTGTTTCGAACCTGACCCTACGAAAGCTAAAGTACTCTATGATGCAAAG GTCGTCGATGTTGTAATTGGCAAAGATGAACGTGGAAAGCGAGTCCCAGAATACCTGATTCACTTCAATGGTTGGAACAGAAG TTGGGATCGATTGGCAGCGGAAGACCATGTGCTCAGGGAAACTGACGAAAATCGCAAATTACAACGTAAACTGGCTCGTAAAGCTGTGGCTCGCAT GAGGAGaaagggatgggggaagagacgTCGTCGTCTACCCGGTGTTGAGTCAGCTCTGAAGACACTTcctgaagagaaggaagagagtgaCGACGCAT GTTTGATTACGTCTTCAGACAACAGTGACGAGGACGATTCCGAGGATCCAGAATCTTTGAAAAGCGAGGAGAGCGACTCTTCCGAAGATTTGGACAAAATG CAGGAAGAGCAGGAAGCTCACGCGAAGATGGAGAGTGAGGACAGGACCATCAACATAGACATCCCTGAGGTTCTCAAGAAGAAACTGGAGGATGACTGCTACTACATCAACAAGAGGAAGAAG TTGGTGAAGCTTCCGTGCCAGATGAACATATTGAATATCTTGGAATCATATGTGAAGCACTTTGCCTTCAACGCAGCCTTCTCTGCCAATGAGAGGTACAGAAGTCACCAGAGCACCGCCCAGACCAGCCTCAGTCCTCACTATGTTCCTCCAGAGAAGAA TGAGGAGCTTTGCAAGGAGATGGTGGACGGCCTAAGAATCACCTTTGACTTCACCCTTCCCATGATCCTCCTGTACCCCAACGAGCACGCTCAGTTCAAGAAAGTCAGCTCCTCCAAGTTTTCCCTGCCTATCCGGGACAACACAGCCAGCTCCAGCAA GACCCTGCGTGAGCGCACCCCCAGCCCCTCGGGCCACAACCCCTCCACCCCCCAGTCCACGGACAGCCAACCGGCCCTGAGCGAGGCCTCCACCACCACGGcaaaccccaccaccacacccAAACGCCGGCGCTGTGCCTCCGCAGCCGACCCCGACGCCCCCCAGTCCCTGCGACGCTCCACACGCCACACCTCCGGGGGCGAGCGGATGTCGGGCGAGGGGGGCAGCGCTACGACCTCACCCCAGCCCAAACGCCGCCTTGACACGCCTGCCCAGCTGCCCAAGTTCTTCCTCAATCTGGAGAAGA AAACTCCTGTCCACAGTGGCTCGTCCTCTCCTTTGCCCCAGACGCCCAGTAAAGAGGGCAGTGGCGTCTTCTCCGGCCTGGAGAGCCGACGGAACAATGAGCTCAACGAGGTCCTGAGCTGGAAGCTGACCCCTGATAACTATCCCCAGAGTGACCAGCCTCCCCCACCCTCCTACCTGTATGGCTCACAGCACCTCCTACGCCTCTTCG TGAAGTTGCCAGAGATCCTAGGGAAGATGCAAATCCCAGAGAAGAacctaagggccctggtcaaacaccTGGAGCTCTTCCTCAG
- the LOC135543485 gene encoding male-specific lethal 3 homolog isoform X2 — protein sequence MNSRGMKFKFHKGEKVLCFEPDPTKAKVLYDAKVVDVVIGKDERGKRVPEYLIHFNGWNRSWDRLAAEDHVLRETDENRKLQRKLARKAVARMRRKGWGKRRRRLPGVESALKTLPEEKEESDDACLITSSDNSDEDDSEDPESLKSEESDSSEDLDKMEEQEAHAKMESEDRTINIDIPEVLKKKLEDDCYYINKRKKLVKLPCQMNILNILESYVKHFAFNAAFSANERYRSHQSTAQTSLSPHYVPPEKNEELCKEMVDGLRITFDFTLPMILLYPNEHAQFKKVSSSKFSLPIRDNTASSSKTLRERTPSPSGHNPSTPQSTDSQPALSEASTTTANPTTTPKRRRCASAADPDAPQSLRRSTRHTSGGERMSGEGGSATTSPQPKRRLDTPAQLPKFFLNLEKKTPVHSGSSSPLPQTPSKEGSGVFSGLESRRNNELNEVLSWKLTPDNYPQSDQPPPPSYLYGSQHLLRLFVKLPEILGKMQIPEKNLRALVKHLELFLRFLAEFHEDFFPESAYVSSSEAQYCMKHPRAVS from the exons ATGAACTCCCGGGGAATGAAATTTAAATTCCACAAAGGAGAAAAAGTCCTCTGTTTCGAACCTGACCCTACGAAAGCTAAAGTACTCTATGATGCAAAG GTCGTCGATGTTGTAATTGGCAAAGATGAACGTGGAAAGCGAGTCCCAGAATACCTGATTCACTTCAATGGTTGGAACAGAAG TTGGGATCGATTGGCAGCGGAAGACCATGTGCTCAGGGAAACTGACGAAAATCGCAAATTACAACGTAAACTGGCTCGTAAAGCTGTGGCTCGCAT GAGGAGaaagggatgggggaagagacgTCGTCGTCTACCCGGTGTTGAGTCAGCTCTGAAGACACTTcctgaagagaaggaagagagtgaCGACGCAT GTTTGATTACGTCTTCAGACAACAGTGACGAGGACGATTCCGAGGATCCAGAATCTTTGAAAAGCGAGGAGAGCGACTCTTCCGAAGATTTGGACAAAATG GAAGAGCAGGAAGCTCACGCGAAGATGGAGAGTGAGGACAGGACCATCAACATAGACATCCCTGAGGTTCTCAAGAAGAAACTGGAGGATGACTGCTACTACATCAACAAGAGGAAGAAG TTGGTGAAGCTTCCGTGCCAGATGAACATATTGAATATCTTGGAATCATATGTGAAGCACTTTGCCTTCAACGCAGCCTTCTCTGCCAATGAGAGGTACAGAAGTCACCAGAGCACCGCCCAGACCAGCCTCAGTCCTCACTATGTTCCTCCAGAGAAGAA TGAGGAGCTTTGCAAGGAGATGGTGGACGGCCTAAGAATCACCTTTGACTTCACCCTTCCCATGATCCTCCTGTACCCCAACGAGCACGCTCAGTTCAAGAAAGTCAGCTCCTCCAAGTTTTCCCTGCCTATCCGGGACAACACAGCCAGCTCCAGCAA GACCCTGCGTGAGCGCACCCCCAGCCCCTCGGGCCACAACCCCTCCACCCCCCAGTCCACGGACAGCCAACCGGCCCTGAGCGAGGCCTCCACCACCACGGcaaaccccaccaccacacccAAACGCCGGCGCTGTGCCTCCGCAGCCGACCCCGACGCCCCCCAGTCCCTGCGACGCTCCACACGCCACACCTCCGGGGGCGAGCGGATGTCGGGCGAGGGGGGCAGCGCTACGACCTCACCCCAGCCCAAACGCCGCCTTGACACGCCTGCCCAGCTGCCCAAGTTCTTCCTCAATCTGGAGAAGA AAACTCCTGTCCACAGTGGCTCGTCCTCTCCTTTGCCCCAGACGCCCAGTAAAGAGGGCAGTGGCGTCTTCTCCGGCCTGGAGAGCCGACGGAACAATGAGCTCAACGAGGTCCTGAGCTGGAAGCTGACCCCTGATAACTATCCCCAGAGTGACCAGCCTCCCCCACCCTCCTACCTGTATGGCTCACAGCACCTCCTACGCCTCTTCG TGAAGTTGCCAGAGATCCTAGGGAAGATGCAAATCCCAGAGAAGAacctaagggccctggtcaaacaccTGGAGCTCTTCCTCAG